In Parasegetibacter sp. NRK P23, the genomic stretch GGTCGCCAATGGCTTTTCCCAGCAGTTCATCGGCGCTGTTCACCTTAGCTTCATTGGCTCCGGCTCCCAACGTGTTCAGTTGTAAACGAACCAGGCTGAGCGCCTGGCCGATATTATCATGAATTTCCCCACTGATCTGGTTGAAGGTGGCCTCCTGTATTTCCAGTTGAGATTGGAGGAGCGCCTTTTCGTACGTACGTTGCAGGGCTTCTTTCTCCCGGATATGATCACTCTTTTTCCTGTTGTACTGCACGAACAGCAGGAAAAAGAAAATCACGATCAGCATCAGCGTTGCCGATCCGATAAATATAAACCAGAGGAAGAATCCGGACGATAGCACCATATAACACCTACGTATATGAGCACAAATCTAATCATATTTGCCACCTGCTGAATCTTCCAGGAAATAATGGCGTCCGATTCCGGTAACAATTCCCTGTACTTATAGGCGGAAAGCGTCAGCACACTCACTACGCTGTAAAAGAGAAAACCGCTTACGATCCAGAACCCCGCAAGTTTCTGAAAATGCAGGATATTATCGTCTTTCGCCAACCGGATAAAATACCTGAAACAAAAAACGGTACATATCAGGTTCAATACCCCGGCTGCATTGCTGTTGAAGCTGGTGAACAAAGGTTCCCAGAAAATGAGATTCAGCACCGTGAAACACAGGAAGAGCGAAAGCACCACGTTGATGTACTTGTACTTTTCCGGTGAAAGGGTGTTGATAAGGTGAAGCACCAGGATGGCTTCCAACATGGTGAACAAGTGGTAGATATACAGGTTGTGTAGTCCCTGATCAGCCAGCAGGTTACCGTAACCCATCAACAGAAAGGAAACAAGTGAATAGGCTAAAAGCCATCCTGCTCCCGGCTGCCATTTCCTGATATATACGATCAGCAAAATGGCGGCCAGCAGCGGGAAAGTGGTATCGGAATAGTTTAAAAAAAAATTCTCCATTTACATTATAGCACCGGTGGTGCAGTTCTTCCCGTATTAAGGATATTCGGATCGCTGCAATTCGACGGACAGGGCCGCTCGTTCGCCAGCGGATCACTTATCGGGTTGGTTACACCGAGATCTGTATCAGGTCCCGGAATATTGTAATCGTTGTAGATTACATGCCCGTTCTCCACTAGTTTATCCACGGCCACCACCACCAGTGTGGTCAGTCTTTCACCACCCTCGGTTTTCTCGCCGATATAGATCCGGATGCCATCCAGGTCCAGGCCATCCTGGGTTAATAACTCATTCAAATCTTCTTTGGTGAGAAGAATCGCTTTCACTTTACTTTCCACAGGAACATCCAATGTTTCTAAATAATCACGGTAAGCTGCGCATTGGTCCACAGCTTCCTGCCAGGTTGGTCTTGACATAGCACTTACGGTTTTTTTTGGTTTAAAAGGTTGAGGCAATTTAAAGCGGAAGCGGCGGGTAAATCAAAAATGTTTTTTAAAAAAGCCGGAAAGCCAGGAAATAGAGGAAAAAAACGCAGTTTTTCCCGTAAAGACACCGTGCAGGCCATCCGTTATTTAACGGATAACAAATCCCGTGACTTCACCATTGCCAGGTAAATGAGACCTGCCGACCTTTGAATCCAATCAGCCACCATACTCCAGCTTTCTTTACCATTAAGCCAATCCTTCGTGTGAAGCATATATGAAACCTTTAAACAGGTTACCATGTATGCTTTTTTGTTGTCTCTAATTTGTACCTTTCTGCAATAAATCCATTGCAATGAACCTGAAAAACTTTACAACATTTTGTTTCGCAGTCCTGCTGATGGGACTTTCCACCCGTGCGCAGGACAATCCCGTAGGCGCGTGGAAAACTGAAGTCAACAACGCTACGGCAGTTCTTATTATAACGCCCGGGTATTTTTCCCAGACACATTTTGACCTTCCCGGAAAAAAATTCATAGCCAGCTACGGCGGCACCTGGAAGGTGACCGATAACGGAGAAGTGGAAGCCATGATCGAATTCAATACTCTGGAGAAAAACCAGGTAGGCGAAAAACTGACCATCTCCGGAGACATGCACGATGGTAAACTGGTGACCGCCAAGGGCTCCGATAAACTGGAATGGACACGCGTAGATGATGGCGCGGGCCCCCTCTCCGGCGACTGGCGCATTTCCGGCAGAGAACAGGATGGAAAGATCAACACCATTAATCCCGGCGCGCGAAAAACCGTTAAGATACTTTCAGGTACCCGTTTCCAATGGATCGCGATCAATACACAAACCGGAGAGTTCTTCGGAACAGGCGGCGGAACCTATACTTTTGAAAACGGGAAATACACGGAAAATATTGAGTTCTTCTCCCGCGACAGTTCCAGGGTGGGCGCCACACTTACATTCAATGGAAAAGTAGAAGGCAACAACTGGGACCACAGCGGACTGAGTTCTAAAGGAGAGCCCATCCATGAAATATGGACCAGGCAGTAACATGTACGTTATTTCCTCATTGGAGCCGGAAAAAATATAGGTTGATCCCCCCTATTTTTTCCGGTTTTTTTTCGACTTTAGCCCAAACCTTTGCACATGAAACCTTCTCTTCTCCTTATCCTGCTGGCCGTTTGCGCTTTTTCCCGCGCACAAACCGTCAATTATAAACTAAACGCCGGGTTTGAAGCGGATCCCGCCAATGGTGTACTCCGAGAATGGAACTGGTACAACTCAACTGGTTATGAAGGCGGTATTGATTCCACTGTAAGCTATTCCGGCAAAAACGCTTTTTATATTAAAAGCACCACTGCTCCAAACCCTGCGCAATATGGTGCGATGGGCATCAATATTCCCGCGAGGAAAGGGCAGCAACTGACGATGGAAGGTTACCTGAAACTGGAAAATGTACAGAACGGCTTAGCGGGTTTTTACCTCGCCATCATCGGCAAAAACGGCACGATTCAGAAAACAGATCTTTCAGAGAGCGGTGTATCGGGAACACAACCCTGGAAAAAATACAAAGTTTCTATTCCCTTAAGTGCCGATGCACGTACTGTAAATGTAGCGGCCGTAATGGCGGGACAAGGGCAACTATGGATTGACGATATCACACTTTCTATAGATGGAAAACCTTTTGAACAATCGGATACCGTATCAGCACCGTTGGCTGAATCGGATACATCCTTTTCAAATGGCTCACGTATAAATGAAATTGCCCCGTCGGCGGCTACTAACGCCGCGCTTGTTTTGCTGGGCCAGGTGTGGGGCTTTGTGAAATACCATCATCCCGCGGTAGCGGCCGGAAACTTTAACATGGACGCGGAACTTTTTCGTTTCATGCCCATCTACCTCGCAACTGCTCAACCTGCTGATCAGCAACGCCTGCTGTACAACTGGGTTAAAAAGTTCGGCGCGGTGAAAACAAAAAAGGATACGGCGCTATCCCTCAAACCATTCCTCGAAACGGATATTTCCTGGCTAACGGAGCAATCGCTGGGAAAGGAACTGCATCAATTGTTGCGCGATATTTACCACGCGGAACGTAAGAACCAGCATTACTACATTGCCATGGCGCAAGGTGTGGGTAACCCGGTTATCAAAAATGAGCTCCCCTACGCAAAAATGCACTTTTCAGATGCGGGACTTCGCATACTCGCGCTGTACCGGTATTGGAACCTGATACAATACTTCTTCCCTTATCGCAACCTGTTGGAGGAGAACTGGAACACAACATTGGAGTGCTTTGTTCCACGTTTCGCTTATGCTACTTCTGAAAAGGAATACAAACTAGCCTTACTTCAACTGATCGGAAGTATTCATGATACCCATGCGAATGTGTGGGGCAATGAAGCTGTTCTGGCCGAATTCTTTGGCAAAAGATATGGACCGCTCTCCGTGGTATTCGTGGAAGATAAACCCGTGGTAACAGGATACCTCAACGATTCCCTTGGAAAGAAGACCGGAATATTGCCCGGTGATGTGATTGAAAAAATAAACGGCATTCCCGCGAATGAGTTGGTGCAGAACCGCATTCCTTATTTTCCCGCATCGAACCTGCCCACAAAAATGCGTGATATAGGACGTGATTTTTTACGGTCGAATGATTCCACATTGTCCGTTACTTTCAACAGGGATGGGAAGTCTTTTGAAAAGATGATCCCAACGTATACACCCATGCAAGTGAATGTGTATAAAAGGTATTCAGCTAAAGATACCTGTTTTGGTATGGCTGCACCTGGCATTGCCTGGATATACCCGGGTAAAATAAAGAATGCTTACCTGCCGGCCATAAAAAATGAACTGAAAAACACAAAAGGCCTGATCATCGACCTGCGCTGCTATCCTTCAGATTTTACGGTGTTTACGTTGGGCGGCTTCCTGGTTCCGAAGTCCACGCCATTTGTGAAGTTCTCATTTGGTGGTATCCTGATGCCAGGCACGTTCTACCAGGGACAACAACTTAATATTGCACCGACAGATTCCCATACCTACAAAGGAAAGGTTGTGATTCTCATCAACGAACTTACGCAAAGCCAGGCCGAATATACTACGATGGCATTCAGAACCGCACCTGGAGCTCTGGTGCTGGGCAGTACAACCGCTGGCGCAGATGGAAATGTTTCCGGCTTCATTCTTCCGGGGAATGTGAGCACCATGTTCAGCGGGATTGGCGTTTATTATCCTGATGGCCGGGAAACACAGCGTGTGGGCATAATACCGGATATTGAATGTAAGCCAACCATCGCGGGGATAAAAGCGGGCAGAGACGAACTCATGGAAAAGGCAATCGAACTAATCAACAAAGAAAGATAAATTACTATTTTAGTTGTTAAACCCCTTTCCATGAACGCAACCGTTTCGGCGTCCTTCCAGCAACAGGCAACCAGAGCCGTTTCTTCCATTGTATTATTTGTGTTGGTATACCTCTTCCTCTTTATTGCCGTGCTCGGCCTTTCGGTGCTTTGTGTGTACGGTGGGGTGATGCTCATTCTCGCAAAGCCCTCTTTTATTACGCTGATGCTTGGCGGTGGAATGGTGGGCCTGGCTTTTTTTGTGTTCTACTTCATCATAAAATTCCTTTTTTCAAGAAATAAAGTAGACCGCTCCGCGCTGCTGGAAGTGTCTGCAACGGAAGAACCGGCGCTCTTCGAGTTTATCCGTGAAACCGCGGCTGAAACGGGAACGCCACTTCCCAAAAAAGTTTACCTCTCATCCGATGTGAATGCCTGTGTGTTTTATGATTCGGGTTTCTGGAGCATGTTGCTCCCCATCAAAAAAAACCTGCAGATAGGCGTTGGCCTCGTAAACAGTGTTACGGTTTCCGAACTAAAAGCCATCATCGCCCATGAGTTCGGACATTTCAGTCAGCGAAGCATGAAAGTGGGAAGCTATGTATACCACGTGAACCACGTGATGTACAATATGCTCAATGATAATGAATCGTACAACAACATGATCGGCCGTTTTGCGAACATGAGCGGATATTTTTCTTTTTTTGCGGGTATCGCTGTGAAAATCGCAAACGGCATACAATGGGTGCTGCACAAAATGTACGGGTTTGTAAACTTGCGCTACATGGCGCTTTCCAGGGAGATGGAGTTCCACGCCGATGAAGTGGCCGCTTACGCCGCCGGATCAAAACCACTGGTCACTTCTTTGCTTCGACTTGATCTTTCCGCGCAGGCGCTCGATGAAACGCTTGATTTCTACAGCAGACGGATTCCGGAAAACATTACTTCCGGAAATGTATACCCGCACCACCGTTTTGTGATGCAACGCCTCGCGCATACTTCAGGTGTTCAGTTGCAACACGGTCTGCCTGATGTTACAATGGACTTCCTGAGCAGGTTCAACAAATCAAAACTGGTGGTAAAGAACCAGTGGGCCTCTCATCCGGAAACAGAAGAGCGCATCGGGAAACTTGAAATACTTGCGGTGGAAAAAGAGCAGAACAATGCAGGTGCCTGGAGCCTTTTTAAATCGCCAGCCGCCACACAGGAAAAGATGAACGCGGTACTCTTTTCGGCCGTGTCTTATACGGAGGAGCCTGCACAACTTTCAGAGAAAGAATTCAGCTCAGCTTACATCGCCGATGCTGAAAGGTTCCGCTACCACCCGGTTTTCAATGGGTATTATGATAACAGAACCCTGAAGGCGGAAGACCTGGAACAGGTATTGAAAGAAGCTCCTGCCGATATGCCGGATGAAGCAGCCACTATTTTTTCCGCTGAAGTCGCGGAGGAAATAAGCGTACTGAATGCGCTGGAAAGCGATATCCGTTCGCTGGAAACAATCGCCGCCGGGAATACAGGAATCAAGACGTTCGATTATAACGGTATCCGTTACACGGAAAAAGAAGCGGCTGTCGTTTTGGAAGACGCGAAAAAACAGCAGGAGATGCTGGAAGCTAAATTGCGACAACACGATCTGCTTGCGCTGAAGTTCTTTTACGCGAACGCACGCCGTTCCGGAAACGAGACACAATGGAAAGAAAGGTACAACAGGTTTTTTGAGGTGGAAGCAGCATTTAAAGCCGCGGTGGAAGAACACAATGCCTACCTTGCCACAACTGAATTTATGCGTGAAACCCAATCGTATGAGTTTATTGAAGCAAATATGGAAGTTTTAAAACAAAAGGAAGCTCCGCTCAAAGAAAAGATGCGCAGGATATTTGAAAGCGAAGAACACCGCGCGTTAATGACGGCTTATGAAAAAGCCGCGCTGGAAAAATACCTGTCCTGCGAATGGACCTATTTCATACGTCCCGATTATTATAACGATGCGCTCGGCGTAATGTATGAAGCGCTGCAGTCTTACTACAATACAGTTTTCAATTTTTACAGAATGAAAAGAAAAGAGCTTTTCGATGGGCAGGCGGCCGGGATTTTAACGCCTGCCGAACCAAATTTTACCTAACTTCACGTTTCACAAATGCACGGGGTGCTTTCCCGCAGGGAAGGCTGAGATCATACCCGGTACCTGATCTGGATAATACCAGCGGAGGAATTGCAAAAATGGTGTTGCACATCATTCGGGCGTAAGCTCCTGTTCCCATGGTTTTCCGGGCAGGAGCTTTTGATTTTTTAATACGCAACACCATTACAATGAAACTCGACCTGTACACACGCGGCCTGCAGCACTGGCAGGGAAGACCGGAATGGTTCTTCAACCGCGAACACACCGATACGTACGAACAATGGTATGAAGGGCGCTACAAAAGAGCGGAGATCTGGCAGAAAAAAGTGATCGGGGGCCTTATCTCGAAGGATACGCGCGTTAAAACCCTGCTGGAATTCGGTTGCGGAACAACCCGCTTCACCCGCTGGTGGAAGAACATTGGTATCGAAGCGATGGGCGCAGATATTTCACCGCTCATGTTGGGCCAGGGCGTACGCCTTTTTGATGGTGACCTGGTGCTGGCAGATTCGCACCACATGCCTTTCAAAGACCAGACCTTCGACGCGTTGGCTTTCATCACTACCTTTGAATATTACCGTGATCCCATCCAGGTGATCCGTGAATCCGCCCGCGTAGCGAAATATGGAATCGTATTCGGGATGATGAACAGGAACTCTCCCAAAGTAGTGCGGCGCCGTATTCAGCAGGCGTTTGGCAAAAATCCTTTTTATGTAACCGCAACATTCTACACACCGGATATGCTGATGGCAAAGATCCACGAAGCGCTGAAAGGCAGGGATTATAGTATTGAATGGACCTGCACCGGTTTGCCAAAATGGTTTCCCGTACAGCAATGGAGTGTTCCGGTAGGCGATTTCTTCGGACTCCATGTGAAATTCAATGATGTTCAACCTTAGTCGATGAGCAGTTTCGATACCACTGGAAAATTTCAGCAGGCGTTTTTTGAAGAACACCTCTATCCGAAATTTGGCCTGAACCGCCCTGAAGTGCGTGTGGGTCCCGCCTTCGGCGTGGATGTGAGCATCGTTGACCTGCCCGGGAACATGGGACTCGCCATTACCAGTGATCCGCTTTCGCTGATACCTTCACTCGGTTACCGTGAATCGGCCTGGCTTTCCGTTCAACTCCTGGTGAATGATATGGCCACTACAGGATTTGCGCCCATGTACGCGCAATTCGTGCTCAACCTGCCGCAGTCGCTGGATGAAAAGGGTTTCAAAGAATACTGGAACTGGATCAATCATTATTGTATTCAAACAGGCGTGGCCATTACGGGTGGGCATACCTGTAAGATAGAAGGGATGCAATCCACCATTGTGGGAGGCGGAACCATGTTTCTCACAGCATCAAGGGAGGAAATACTTACCAGTCAGGGAGCGGAACCCGGAGATGTACTTGTACTGCTGGGAGAACCGGCCTGTTCCTCCACCTCAATTCTTTCGCTGAGCTTCCCTGAAACTATCACGGAAAAACTGGGAAAGGAAGTACAACAAAAAGCCGCTGACCTTTTCTCCAGCACTTCCGTGCTCCATCCTGCGTTGCGCGCCGCCGCATTCAATGGTCAATATCCTGGGGCGTT encodes the following:
- a CDS encoding S41 family peptidase, with amino-acid sequence MKPSLLLILLAVCAFSRAQTVNYKLNAGFEADPANGVLREWNWYNSTGYEGGIDSTVSYSGKNAFYIKSTTAPNPAQYGAMGINIPARKGQQLTMEGYLKLENVQNGLAGFYLAIIGKNGTIQKTDLSESGVSGTQPWKKYKVSIPLSADARTVNVAAVMAGQGQLWIDDITLSIDGKPFEQSDTVSAPLAESDTSFSNGSRINEIAPSAATNAALVLLGQVWGFVKYHHPAVAAGNFNMDAELFRFMPIYLATAQPADQQRLLYNWVKKFGAVKTKKDTALSLKPFLETDISWLTEQSLGKELHQLLRDIYHAERKNQHYYIAMAQGVGNPVIKNELPYAKMHFSDAGLRILALYRYWNLIQYFFPYRNLLEENWNTTLECFVPRFAYATSEKEYKLALLQLIGSIHDTHANVWGNEAVLAEFFGKRYGPLSVVFVEDKPVVTGYLNDSLGKKTGILPGDVIEKINGIPANELVQNRIPYFPASNLPTKMRDIGRDFLRSNDSTLSVTFNRDGKSFEKMIPTYTPMQVNVYKRYSAKDTCFGMAAPGIAWIYPGKIKNAYLPAIKNELKNTKGLIIDLRCYPSDFTVFTLGGFLVPKSTPFVKFSFGGILMPGTFYQGQQLNIAPTDSHTYKGKVVILINELTQSQAEYTTMAFRTAPGALVLGSTTAGADGNVSGFILPGNVSTMFSGIGVYYPDGRETQRVGIIPDIECKPTIAGIKAGRDELMEKAIELINKER
- a CDS encoding M48 family metalloprotease, translating into MNATVSASFQQQATRAVSSIVLFVLVYLFLFIAVLGLSVLCVYGGVMLILAKPSFITLMLGGGMVGLAFFVFYFIIKFLFSRNKVDRSALLEVSATEEPALFEFIRETAAETGTPLPKKVYLSSDVNACVFYDSGFWSMLLPIKKNLQIGVGLVNSVTVSELKAIIAHEFGHFSQRSMKVGSYVYHVNHVMYNMLNDNESYNNMIGRFANMSGYFSFFAGIAVKIANGIQWVLHKMYGFVNLRYMALSREMEFHADEVAAYAAGSKPLVTSLLRLDLSAQALDETLDFYSRRIPENITSGNVYPHHRFVMQRLAHTSGVQLQHGLPDVTMDFLSRFNKSKLVVKNQWASHPETEERIGKLEILAVEKEQNNAGAWSLFKSPAATQEKMNAVLFSAVSYTEEPAQLSEKEFSSAYIADAERFRYHPVFNGYYDNRTLKAEDLEQVLKEAPADMPDEAATIFSAEVAEEISVLNALESDIRSLETIAAGNTGIKTFDYNGIRYTEKEAAVVLEDAKKQQEMLEAKLRQHDLLALKFFYANARRSGNETQWKERYNRFFEVEAAFKAAVEEHNAYLATTEFMRETQSYEFIEANMEVLKQKEAPLKEKMRRIFESEEHRALMTAYEKAALEKYLSCEWTYFIRPDYYNDALGVMYEALQSYYNTVFNFYRMKRKELFDGQAAGILTPAEPNFT
- a CDS encoding class I SAM-dependent methyltransferase, which codes for MKLDLYTRGLQHWQGRPEWFFNREHTDTYEQWYEGRYKRAEIWQKKVIGGLISKDTRVKTLLEFGCGTTRFTRWWKNIGIEAMGADISPLMLGQGVRLFDGDLVLADSHHMPFKDQTFDALAFITTFEYYRDPIQVIRESARVAKYGIVFGMMNRNSPKVVRRRIQQAFGKNPFYVTATFYTPDMLMAKIHEALKGRDYSIEWTCTGLPKWFPVQQWSVPVGDFFGLHVKFNDVQP
- a CDS encoding AIR synthase-related protein, which encodes MSSFDTTGKFQQAFFEEHLYPKFGLNRPEVRVGPAFGVDVSIVDLPGNMGLAITSDPLSLIPSLGYRESAWLSVQLLVNDMATTGFAPMYAQFVLNLPQSLDEKGFKEYWNWINHYCIQTGVAITGGHTCKIEGMQSTIVGGGTMFLTASREEILTSQGAEPGDVLVLLGEPACSSTSILSLSFPETITEKLGKEVQQKAADLFSSTSVLHPALRAAAFNGQYPGALKAMHDVTEGGVYGAIFEMAVASGTGVEVYAEKMPEAPVQREICALFNIDPCISVGAGAMILAANHRYAGMLVKSLEEEGFHAAIIGSFLNDPEGKWLETTEGRTPLPYPEKDPYWNAFFTALKNGWK